In one Chiloscyllium punctatum isolate Juve2018m chromosome 47, sChiPun1.3, whole genome shotgun sequence genomic region, the following are encoded:
- the LOC140468521 gene encoding T-cell ecto-ADP-ribosyltransferase 1-like isoform X1, with the protein MYYWILALLVILCFNCQGILVDSKAINNAKDAFELNMNDFSAAYIFEQSKTSDQIAIENIKMETSQNRDFQKAWEKANGAMDCRIPNGLQREHMVAVYTYTTPWGFSGIFNDAVQKYGVSDTVYAENFKFKAYHYLLTVALEKLPKAGLKTSYRGIKDTAYGRKGSEIRFGFFASSSLNEKVAFDFINKNLAANTLFEIHHIDGALIQDCSYNRTQQEVLIPPYRVFTVGASEPFPYGHRISLTTVAKRKGIHVQLETGESGELIVRRSGSAAVMASSGSLLVTALVFVSG; encoded by the coding sequence GTCAGGGGATCCTCGTTGACAGTAAAGCCATAAACAACGCAAAAGACGCTTTCGAGCTGAACATGAACGATTTTTCTGCAGCTTATATCTTTGAACAGAGCAAAACATCTGATCAGATCGCCATAGAAAACATCAAAATGGAGACCAGTCAGAACagagactttcaaaaggcctggGAGAAAGCAAATGGAGCCATGGACTGTCGTATACCCAATGGACTTCAGAGGGAGCACATGGTCGCTGTTTATACCTATACAACACCATGGGGTTTTTCTGGAATATTCAATGATGCCGTGCAGAAGTATGGTGTTAGTGACACCGTCTACGCAGAAAACTTCAAATTCAAAGCCTATCATTATCTTCTGACAGTCGCTTTGGAGAAGCTACCAAAGGCCGGCTTGAAAACATCTTACAGAGGAATCAAGGACACAGCCTACGGCAGGAAAGGATCTGAAATACGGTTTGGATTCTTCGCCTCTTCCTCACTGAATGAGAAGGTCGCCTTCGATTTCATCAACAAAAACTTAGCAGCAAACACGCTTTTCGAAATTCACCACATCGACGGTGCCCTGATTCAGGACTGCTCTTACAACAGGACGCAACAGGAGGTTCTCATCCCTCCTTACAGGGTGTTTACAGTAGGAGCATCTGAGCCCTTCCCGTACGGCCACAGGATTTCCCTCACCACCGTGGCGAAGAGGAAGGGAATCCATGTTCAACTCGAGACGGGTGAGAGTGGTGAGCTCATCGTGCGACGCAGTGGTAGTGCGGCAGTCATGGCCTCAAGTGGATCGCTCCTAGTCACAGCCCTGGTGTTTGTGTCAGGGTAA
- the LOC140468521 gene encoding T-cell ecto-ADP-ribosyltransferase 1-like isoform X2 has translation MNDFSAAYIFEQSKTSDQIAIENIKMETSQNRDFQKAWEKANGAMDCRIPNGLQREHMVAVYTYTTPWGFSGIFNDAVQKYGVSDTVYAENFKFKAYHYLLTVALEKLPKAGLKTSYRGIKDTAYGRKGSEIRFGFFASSSLNEKVAFDFINKNLAANTLFEIHHIDGALIQDCSYNRTQQEVLIPPYRVFTVGASEPFPYGHRISLTTVAKRKGIHVQLETGESGELIVRRSGSAAVMASSGSLLVTALVFVSG, from the coding sequence ATGAACGATTTTTCTGCAGCTTATATCTTTGAACAGAGCAAAACATCTGATCAGATCGCCATAGAAAACATCAAAATGGAGACCAGTCAGAACagagactttcaaaaggcctggGAGAAAGCAAATGGAGCCATGGACTGTCGTATACCCAATGGACTTCAGAGGGAGCACATGGTCGCTGTTTATACCTATACAACACCATGGGGTTTTTCTGGAATATTCAATGATGCCGTGCAGAAGTATGGTGTTAGTGACACCGTCTACGCAGAAAACTTCAAATTCAAAGCCTATCATTATCTTCTGACAGTCGCTTTGGAGAAGCTACCAAAGGCCGGCTTGAAAACATCTTACAGAGGAATCAAGGACACAGCCTACGGCAGGAAAGGATCTGAAATACGGTTTGGATTCTTCGCCTCTTCCTCACTGAATGAGAAGGTCGCCTTCGATTTCATCAACAAAAACTTAGCAGCAAACACGCTTTTCGAAATTCACCACATCGACGGTGCCCTGATTCAGGACTGCTCTTACAACAGGACGCAACAGGAGGTTCTCATCCCTCCTTACAGGGTGTTTACAGTAGGAGCATCTGAGCCCTTCCCGTACGGCCACAGGATTTCCCTCACCACCGTGGCGAAGAGGAAGGGAATCCATGTTCAACTCGAGACGGGTGAGAGTGGTGAGCTCATCGTGCGACGCAGTGGTAGTGCGGCAGTCATGGCCTCAAGTGGATCGCTCCTAGTCACAGCCCTGGTGTTTGTGTCAGGGTAA